In the genome of Fulvivirga maritima, one region contains:
- the gatC gene encoding Asp-tRNA(Asn)/Glu-tRNA(Gln) amidotransferase subunit GatC, with translation MNIDKDLLNKIAHLARLEFDESTAEEMMADMTKILTWVEKLNELDTDDIEPLTTMSHEVNVLREDEVKPHLSHERALKNAPKKDSDYFRVPKVLE, from the coding sequence ATGAACATAGACAAAGACCTTCTGAATAAAATCGCCCATCTGGCCAGGCTTGAATTTGATGAGAGCACTGCTGAAGAAATGATGGCAGACATGACGAAGATCCTTACCTGGGTAGAAAAGCTAAATGAACTCGATACTGATGACATAGAGCCACTTACCACTATGTCTCATGAGGTAAATGTATTGCGTGAAGATGAGGTGAAACCGCACCTGAGCCACGAACGCGCCCTAAAAAATGCCCCTAAAAAAGACTCCGACTATTTCAGAGTTCCTAAAGTACTAGAGTAA
- a CDS encoding lysophospholipid acyltransferase family protein produces MKFIRGIHAAYAMLIFGLSFLVFFPLLMIPIIFPKHHHLVGVFNRWWAIVFLSLIFIPFENDIRYKREKNKNYIFCPNHFSYLDIPSMGLNPENSIFVGKNDMEKIPFFGFMYKKLHITVDRNSLKSRYSTIVKSGQAIEAGKSLTIFPEGGILTKEPPNMTRFKDGAFRIAIEKQIDIIPVTIPFNWIILPEQTVLPRRRKMKIIYHEAISTKGLTLEDVDMIKQKTYDVISAELNKTVA; encoded by the coding sequence ATGAAATTCATACGCGGTATTCATGCTGCCTATGCAATGCTCATTTTTGGTTTGTCTTTTTTGGTGTTTTTCCCTTTACTGATGATCCCGATTATCTTTCCAAAACACCATCACCTGGTTGGAGTCTTTAACCGCTGGTGGGCTATTGTTTTTCTTTCCCTCATTTTTATTCCTTTTGAAAATGACATCAGGTATAAAAGAGAAAAGAATAAGAATTACATTTTCTGCCCTAACCATTTCTCTTACCTAGACATTCCGTCTATGGGGCTCAACCCTGAAAACAGCATCTTTGTAGGTAAGAATGACATGGAGAAAATACCCTTTTTCGGCTTTATGTACAAAAAACTACATATTACAGTAGATAGAAATAGCCTTAAAAGCCGTTATTCCACCATAGTAAAGAGCGGTCAAGCTATAGAAGCAGGAAAAAGCCTTACTATCTTTCCGGAGGGAGGCATACTTACCAAAGAGCCTCCAAATATGACTCGTTTTAAAGATGGTGCCTTTAGAATAGCTATAGAGAAACAAATTGACATTATTCCTGTAACTATTCCCTTTAATTGGATAATTTTGCCAGAGCAAACTGTGCTGCCACGGCGACGTAAAATGAAGATCATATACCACGAAGCCATCAGCACTAAGGGCTTAACGCTCGAAGACGTTGACATGATCAAGCAAAAAACTTATGATGTCATAAGTGCGGAATTAAATAAAACTGTTGCATGA
- a CDS encoding acyl-CoA thioesterase, with protein MQAGKRVSFSKTTITELMIPSYANFGGKIHGGILLSLIDKVAYACASKHAGNYCVTVSVDNVEFLQPVEVGDLVSLHASVNYVGKTSLIVGIKVIAENVKQGSVKHTNTSYVTMVAKDEDDKPTQVPPLILEESEEVRRFFEAMKRKELKFSFNKKMDETKEAMNLKEAIELLSDQKCDIRLPR; from the coding sequence ATGCAAGCAGGAAAAAGAGTTAGTTTTTCAAAAACCACTATTACCGAATTAATGATTCCCTCCTATGCTAATTTCGGAGGTAAAATTCATGGAGGCATTCTCCTTTCGCTCATAGATAAGGTAGCTTATGCATGTGCTTCAAAACATGCCGGAAATTATTGCGTAACCGTATCTGTAGATAATGTTGAGTTTCTACAACCAGTAGAAGTGGGTGACCTGGTATCGTTACACGCTTCTGTTAACTATGTAGGAAAAACCTCTCTGATAGTAGGCATTAAGGTAATAGCTGAAAATGTAAAACAAGGCAGTGTAAAGCACACTAACACCTCCTATGTAACCATGGTGGCTAAAGATGAAGACGATAAACCTACGCAAGTGCCGCCACTTATTTTGGAAGAAAGCGAAGAAGTGAGACGTTTTTTCGAAGCCATGAAAAGGAAAGAACTCAAGTTTTCATTCAATAAAAAAATGGATGAAACCAAAGAAGCCATGAACCTAAAAGAAGCCATAGAGCTGCTGAGCGATCAAAAATGTGATATACGGCTACCTCGATAA
- a CDS encoding SET domain-containing protein — MIIDLMIHPNTKLQYISKALGYGVVATKFIPAGTITWVLDQLDQEFTPMQVDEMDDIYKNILDVYSYRNNKGNYVLCWDNGRFVNHSFNSNCFTTPYEFEIAVRDIQPGEQLTDDYGYLNVSSPFRGIPEGTKRKVVYPDDLVKYAKVWDKKLAPAFMKILSHEQPLKRLFTEEKWGKIESIMAGEQALDSLLTCYYQEAEA; from the coding sequence ATGATAATCGATCTAATGATTCACCCTAACACGAAACTCCAATACATCAGCAAGGCTCTGGGGTATGGAGTAGTCGCCACTAAATTTATTCCGGCAGGCACTATTACTTGGGTTTTAGACCAACTGGATCAGGAGTTTACCCCTATGCAGGTAGATGAGATGGATGATATATACAAAAACATTTTAGATGTATATTCATATCGTAACAACAAAGGAAATTATGTTCTCTGCTGGGACAATGGACGTTTTGTCAACCACAGTTTCAATTCCAATTGTTTCACCACACCTTATGAATTTGAAATAGCGGTAAGAGACATTCAACCAGGAGAACAACTGACCGATGACTATGGCTACCTCAACGTTAGTTCACCTTTCAGAGGCATACCAGAAGGTACCAAAAGAAAAGTGGTTTACCCTGATGACTTAGTGAAATACGCCAAGGTTTGGGATAAAAAGCTGGCGCCTGCTTTCATGAAAATTTTATCTCATGAGCAACCTCTAAAAAGACTTTTTACTGAAGAAAAGTGGGGTAAAATAGAATCAATTATGGCTGGAGAGCAAGCTTTAGACTCACTGCTTACCTGCTATTATCAGGAAGCGGAGGCATAA
- a CDS encoding IS4 family transposase: MSNITLFSQIIKKIDRSIFNKLVREKQADKGCKGFNSWTHLVSMLFCHFAKSTSVRDISNGLRSATGNLNHLGVRKAPSKSSVSYQNKRRDADLFKDLYYSLLKSLGQQAALRRVKLKVKVPVYLLDATVISLCLSVFDWATFRTKKGAVKMHTLLDYDGKLPVFVNITEGSVADNKGAYGIPLEKGAVIVADRYYNDFPMINVWDSSGVYFVIRHKKNLSYTSIKERDLPEHTAQHVLKDEEIELSNAQSKAKYPKTLRRVVVWDERNGQTIEVITNNFKWAAQTIGELYKARWEIEVFFRDIKQLLHIKTFVGTSKNAVMIQIWTALITILLLKVMKATAKYGWHLSNLVAFIRLNIFVKIELQKWLDKPFEVHKEPLLDVIQGDLFSN; the protein is encoded by the coding sequence ATGAGTAATATTACACTCTTTTCTCAGATTATTAAAAAGATTGATCGGTCTATTTTCAATAAATTGGTACGGGAAAAACAAGCCGACAAAGGATGTAAGGGTTTTAATAGCTGGACTCATTTGGTATCCATGCTATTTTGCCATTTTGCCAAGAGCACATCGGTCAGAGACATCTCCAATGGGCTTCGTTCTGCAACAGGAAACCTCAACCATTTGGGTGTTAGGAAAGCTCCGTCCAAGTCAAGTGTAAGCTACCAAAACAAGCGTAGAGATGCGGATTTATTCAAAGATCTGTACTATTCACTGCTGAAAAGTTTAGGACAGCAGGCAGCTCTGAGACGGGTAAAACTGAAGGTCAAGGTTCCGGTATACCTGCTGGATGCCACCGTTATCAGCCTGTGCCTTTCGGTGTTTGACTGGGCTACCTTTCGGACAAAAAAAGGAGCTGTAAAAATGCATACTTTATTGGACTATGATGGAAAGCTCCCTGTTTTTGTGAACATTACCGAAGGCAGTGTGGCCGACAACAAAGGGGCTTATGGTATCCCATTGGAGAAAGGGGCAGTGATCGTGGCCGACCGCTATTACAATGATTTTCCGATGATCAACGTCTGGGACAGCAGCGGGGTGTATTTTGTCATCAGGCATAAAAAGAACTTATCTTATACCTCTATCAAAGAACGGGACCTGCCAGAGCACACTGCACAGCATGTGCTCAAAGATGAGGAGATAGAACTGTCCAACGCCCAGTCCAAGGCTAAATATCCAAAAACGCTAAGACGAGTGGTGGTTTGGGATGAGAGAAACGGGCAAACCATTGAAGTCATCACTAACAACTTCAAGTGGGCAGCACAGACCATCGGAGAACTATACAAGGCCAGGTGGGAGATAGAGGTGTTTTTCAGAGATATCAAGCAATTACTGCATATAAAAACTTTTGTGGGCACTTCCAAAAATGCAGTGATGATACAAATATGGACTGCATTGATTACAATACTGCTACTAAAAGTAATGAAAGCAACGGCAAAATATGGCTGGCACTTATCAAACCTAGTGGCCTTTATACGGCTCAATATTTTTGTTAAAATTGAGCTTCAAAAGTGGCTCGACAAACCCTTTGAAGTACATAAAGAACCACTCCTAGATGTGATACAGGGGGATCTATTTTCAAATTAA
- a CDS encoding acyl-CoA desaturase: protein MEVILIFFVAHWYLSLFFQTFFLHRYASHKAFTMSKGWEKVFFILTWFFQGSNYLSPYGYGIMHRMHHAYADTPNDPHSPKYDETIWKMMWKTKTIYSDITSKKMTVDARFTQDVPEWEAFDKFARSWVSRLIWAAIYVAIYWQFATVWWLWLLLPVQFLLSPIHGAIINWFAHKYGYTNFKVGDTSKNFLPLDFLMMGESYHNNHHKHGNRPNFGGIRWHEIDPTYLVIKVLDAVKIIKIQKYKEVELTEVKKAAA from the coding sequence ATGGAAGTGATATTAATATTTTTTGTAGCGCATTGGTACTTGTCTTTGTTTTTCCAGACATTTTTCCTGCACCGGTACGCTTCCCACAAAGCCTTTACTATGAGCAAAGGTTGGGAAAAGGTTTTCTTTATTCTCACTTGGTTCTTCCAGGGATCAAACTACCTCAGCCCCTACGGCTATGGAATAATGCACCGCATGCACCATGCTTATGCTGACACACCAAATGACCCTCACTCACCAAAATATGATGAGACTATCTGGAAAATGATGTGGAAAACCAAAACTATTTATTCCGACATCACCAGTAAAAAAATGACTGTAGATGCCCGCTTCACTCAGGACGTTCCTGAATGGGAAGCATTCGATAAATTTGCTCGCTCATGGGTTTCAAGACTGATATGGGCCGCTATTTATGTAGCTATATATTGGCAATTTGCTACCGTATGGTGGTTATGGTTATTGCTACCTGTTCAATTTTTATTATCTCCTATTCACGGTGCTATCATTAACTGGTTTGCTCACAAATATGGATACACTAACTTCAAAGTGGGAGATACTTCTAAGAACTTCCTACCATTAGATTTCTTAATGATGGGTGAGAGCTATCATAATAATCACCACAAACATGGTAACAGACCTAACTTTGGCGGTATCAGATGGCATGAAATAGATCCTACTTATTTAGTGATTAAAGTGCTAGACGCAGTGAAAATCATCAAAATTCAAAAATATAAAGAAGTAGAGCTAACAGAAGTAAAAAAGGCTGCAGCCTAA
- a CDS encoding sigma-70 family RNA polymerase sigma factor yields MNTNQTIALYQPVLQQIALKMVGSIADAEDIVQDTFLKWLTVNHEKIENTKAYLIRAVTNNSLNHLDALKRKKNECLQNIKPAELIDWYKEKDLFHFDMENEVSAALDIIHKKLEPVEKGIYVLREFFNFEYEELQHIFDKKKDNCRQLFSRAKDKLTQETGKIKLDLPQTHFIENFKKACHIGSPADFIKGVKQEILEKLEGKSF; encoded by the coding sequence ATGAATACAAATCAGACGATAGCGCTATACCAGCCAGTATTGCAGCAGATCGCCTTAAAAATGGTAGGATCTATTGCTGACGCTGAAGATATAGTTCAGGACACCTTCCTGAAGTGGCTTACTGTGAATCATGAAAAAATAGAAAATACTAAGGCCTATCTTATCAGGGCGGTAACTAACAACAGCCTCAATCATTTGGACGCTCTTAAGAGAAAAAAGAATGAATGCCTGCAAAATATTAAACCTGCAGAGCTGATAGATTGGTACAAGGAAAAGGATTTATTCCATTTTGACATGGAGAATGAAGTATCTGCCGCCTTAGATATTATTCATAAAAAACTAGAACCTGTAGAGAAAGGCATTTACGTACTGAGAGAGTTTTTTAACTTCGAGTATGAAGAGTTGCAGCATATTTTCGACAAGAAAAAAGATAACTGCAGACAGCTATTTAGCAGAGCCAAAGATAAACTGACACAAGAAACTGGTAAGATTAAATTAGATCTACCTCAAACCCACTTTATAGAAAATTTCAAAAAGGCCTGCCACATAGGCTCCCCTGCTGATTTCATAAAAGGAGTAAAGCAAGAGATCCTTGAAAAGCTGGAAGGAAAATCTTTTTAA
- a CDS encoding MATE family efflux transporter produces MKKKLFIGHLKKNLVLALPVMISQLGHMMVNVADSMMVGQLGALPLAGASLANVIFNLILMFGIGVSYAITPLVAAADGEKNTSKSSEYLKHAFLINLITGFLLFSLVKVGGNALYHFNQPEDVVNISLPYLNIITLSMVPLMIFQTFRQFAEGLSHTTQAMVIVIGSNLINVGLNYLFIYGYEPLNIPMMGLNGAGWSSLISRIILALWMAYYIYKGKPFQEFRAGFSFKNYKAKIIRRLLSLGLPAGFQFVFEVGAFGFAVIMIGWLGTKPLAAHQIAINLAAISYMMVSGLSAAATIRVGNQLGKKNIHSLKMAASTLFIMSLIFMSFTAIVFIVGRHWLPSLYINDPEVIEMASTLLIIAGFFQLSDGIQVVSLGALRGLADVKVPTALTFIAYWALALPSGYYLAFELNMGPRGVWYGLLIGLSLVAIIMITRFYFLVGKLGIKWSTPKYPTANRNL; encoded by the coding sequence ATGAAGAAGAAATTATTTATTGGCCACCTCAAAAAAAACTTAGTACTGGCCCTGCCGGTAATGATAAGTCAGTTGGGGCACATGATGGTTAACGTGGCTGATAGCATGATGGTAGGGCAACTAGGAGCTTTACCATTGGCAGGAGCCTCTCTGGCCAATGTTATTTTTAACCTTATTCTTATGTTTGGAATAGGGGTTTCTTATGCCATAACTCCACTTGTGGCAGCGGCTGATGGTGAGAAAAATACTTCAAAATCAAGTGAATATTTGAAACATGCCTTTCTTATTAACCTGATTACCGGCTTCCTCCTATTTTCTCTGGTGAAAGTAGGCGGCAATGCTCTGTACCATTTTAACCAGCCTGAAGATGTGGTAAATATATCACTACCATACCTTAATATCATTACACTTTCTATGGTGCCTCTCATGATATTCCAGACTTTCAGACAATTCGCAGAAGGACTATCACATACTACTCAGGCCATGGTGATAGTTATAGGCTCTAACCTTATCAATGTAGGCCTTAACTACCTGTTTATTTATGGATATGAGCCCCTAAACATACCCATGATGGGGCTTAACGGCGCCGGCTGGTCTTCTTTAATTTCAAGGATTATTCTGGCTTTATGGATGGCATATTATATTTATAAAGGAAAACCATTTCAAGAATTCAGAGCTGGGTTTAGTTTCAAAAATTATAAAGCAAAAATCATTAGAAGGCTCTTATCACTAGGACTCCCTGCAGGCTTTCAGTTTGTATTTGAAGTGGGCGCATTCGGGTTTGCGGTAATTATGATCGGCTGGCTGGGAACTAAACCTTTAGCCGCCCATCAAATAGCCATTAATCTGGCTGCTATTAGTTACATGATGGTTTCAGGTCTTTCGGCGGCAGCAACAATACGAGTAGGAAATCAACTAGGCAAAAAGAATATTCATTCATTGAAAATGGCCGCTTCGACCCTTTTCATCATGTCACTCATTTTCATGAGTTTCACCGCCATTGTTTTTATTGTTGGTAGACATTGGCTTCCTTCTCTATACATCAATGATCCTGAAGTAATAGAGATGGCCTCTACTTTACTCATTATTGCTGGTTTTTTCCAACTTTCTGATGGCATACAAGTAGTTAGCCTTGGTGCTTTGCGCGGCTTGGCAGATGTAAAAGTACCCACCGCACTCACCTTTATAGCCTATTGGGCACTGGCATTACCTTCAGGCTATTACCTTGCATTTGAGCTTAATATGGGGCCAAGAGGAGTTTGGTACGGATTATTAATAGGTCTCTCCTTAGTAGCTATAATTATGATCACCCGATTCTACTTTTTGGTAGGCAAACTGGGCATAAAATGGTCTACCCCAAAATACCCTACTGCTAATCGAAATTTATAG
- a CDS encoding NUDIX domain-containing protein, with translation MKKQENNPWTTLDRKQIYENPWIKLEEHDIINPGGGEGVYGKVFFKNRAIGIIPIDEEGNTWLVGQYRYTIDEYSWEIPEGGGPMHEEPLTAAQRELKEETGLMANQWEMIMRFHTSNSVTDEVGYIYLARELTQGEQNLEESESDLIVKKLPFTEALKMVMNQEITDSMSVAGILKTARILGL, from the coding sequence ATGAAAAAACAAGAAAATAACCCCTGGACCACGCTTGACCGAAAGCAAATTTATGAAAACCCATGGATAAAGCTGGAAGAGCACGACATCATTAACCCAGGGGGCGGTGAAGGAGTTTATGGCAAAGTATTTTTCAAAAACAGAGCTATTGGCATTATCCCTATCGATGAAGAAGGTAATACCTGGCTGGTAGGTCAATACAGATATACTATTGATGAATACTCTTGGGAAATACCTGAAGGTGGCGGCCCTATGCATGAAGAACCGCTAACAGCAGCCCAAAGAGAACTGAAAGAAGAAACAGGGCTTATGGCCAACCAATGGGAAATGATTATGCGTTTTCACACCTCTAACTCTGTTACTGATGAGGTGGGTTACATTTATCTGGCAAGAGAATTAACTCAGGGTGAACAAAACCTGGAAGAGTCTGAGTCTGACTTAATAGTTAAAAAACTACCTTTTACAGAAGCACTGAAAATGGTAATGAACCAGGAAATAACAGATAGTATGAGTGTAGCCGGCATTTTAAAAACGGCTCGCATATTAGGATTATAA
- a CDS encoding ribonuclease HII, with amino-acid sequence MLLSFFSEDKIEAGCDEAGRGCLAGPVVAAAVVLPDDYKHKVLNDSKQLSRKQREAIRLDVEKEAIAWAVSFVDNNEIDEVNILNASFLAMNRAVDQLETQPELLLIDGNRYKPHNEIPFECIIKGDGKYLSIAAASILAKTYRDEYMYKLAKEFPAYQWESNVGYPTKNHREAIRSHGVTDYHRKSFRLLPEQLELF; translated from the coding sequence ATGTTGTTATCCTTTTTCAGTGAAGATAAAATAGAGGCAGGTTGTGATGAGGCAGGCAGAGGCTGTCTGGCTGGGCCTGTAGTAGCCGCCGCAGTGGTGCTACCAGATGATTATAAACATAAAGTGCTTAATGATAGTAAGCAGCTGAGCCGTAAGCAAAGAGAGGCTATCAGGCTGGATGTGGAAAAAGAGGCCATTGCCTGGGCCGTTTCATTTGTAGATAATAATGAAATAGATGAGGTAAATATTCTGAATGCTTCCTTTTTGGCCATGAATAGAGCGGTAGATCAACTTGAGACACAGCCTGAGCTGCTGCTGATAGATGGAAACAGGTATAAACCTCATAATGAAATACCATTTGAATGTATTATAAAAGGTGATGGCAAGTACTTATCAATTGCTGCGGCTTCTATTTTAGCCAAAACCTACCGAGATGAGTATATGTATAAATTGGCCAAGGAATTTCCTGCTTATCAGTGGGAGAGCAATGTGGGCTACCCAACTAAAAATCATAGAGAGGCCATCAGAAGTCATGGGGTCACTGATTATCATAGAAAATCATTTCGCTTACTGCCAGAGCAATTAGAGCTTTTTTAA
- a CDS encoding NRDE family protein, with protein sequence MCLILLAYKKHEKYPLIVAANRDEFYARKTESAHFWSDNPQVLAGRDLEAGGTWMGVNKNGRLAMITNYRDLRNIKDNAPSRGHLVSDFLSGNEDAKGYLEKVEAKGQQYNGFNLICGDVNGLYYYGNYQQGVHKIDAGIHGLSNALLNTPWPKVERGKQKLADQIKKGNLLPHELIETLHDDVKPPDTSLPDTGVGVEMERMLSPMFIKSPDYGSRCSTVIMVEDNGVINFFERSYLAEGKSDVEVKV encoded by the coding sequence ATGTGCCTTATTCTTTTAGCTTATAAGAAGCATGAAAAATATCCTTTAATAGTAGCTGCTAACCGTGATGAGTTCTATGCCAGGAAGACAGAGTCAGCGCATTTTTGGAGTGATAACCCTCAAGTATTAGCAGGGCGGGATTTGGAAGCGGGCGGTACCTGGATGGGAGTAAATAAAAATGGCCGGCTGGCTATGATTACTAATTATCGTGACTTGCGAAACATCAAAGATAATGCACCCTCCAGAGGACATTTGGTGTCAGATTTCCTTTCGGGAAATGAAGACGCAAAGGGCTACTTAGAAAAGGTGGAAGCTAAAGGTCAGCAGTACAATGGATTTAATCTTATATGTGGAGATGTAAACGGCCTTTATTATTATGGAAATTACCAGCAAGGCGTTCATAAGATTGATGCTGGTATTCACGGTCTAAGTAATGCTTTGCTGAATACTCCGTGGCCAAAAGTGGAGCGAGGCAAGCAAAAGCTAGCCGATCAAATTAAAAAGGGCAATCTACTACCTCATGAATTGATAGAAACGCTTCACGATGATGTGAAACCGCCAGATACAAGTTTGCCCGATACAGGTGTAGGCGTGGAAATGGAACGGATGCTCTCCCCTATGTTTATAAAAAGCCCTGACTATGGCTCCAGGTGCTCTACCGTAATTATGGTTGAAGATAACGGAGTAATTAACTTTTTTGAGAGAAGTTATTTAGCGGAAGGAAAGAGTGATGTTGAAGTGAAGGTTTGA
- a CDS encoding glycoside hydrolase family 43 protein gives MKILGNFLLTFLACIICFSCSDNDVSAPNKTDLTLSNEKSNDIGASAFIELTGNTYSHDPCLIKEPNGLWWAFMTGPGVGVKYSTDGVNWTQGAQVFPNELPWWRNYAREMGRNDVWAPDCFYNNGRYWLYYSVSEFGNRNSAIGLASCSSILTGDWRDEGVVLSTSNRSSVNAIDPNIMKDANGNLWMVYGSWFDGIKVVRLNSSTMKPTGTHYSIARRGGGIENTDIVYNNGYYYLFVSLGVCCQGVNSTYRIAYGRSTSITGPYYDKNGVNMMNGGATILDSGNSVWIGPGAPDIYKHNGNYLMIRHAYDANDNGAPKMLISDLYFVNGWPTY, from the coding sequence ATGAAAATTCTAGGAAATTTTTTACTCACATTTCTAGCATGTATTATCTGTTTTTCCTGTTCAGATAATGACGTATCCGCTCCAAATAAGACGGATTTAACACTCTCTAATGAAAAAAGCAATGATATAGGAGCCTCTGCTTTTATTGAGCTTACCGGCAATACTTATTCTCATGATCCTTGTCTAATAAAAGAACCTAACGGTTTATGGTGGGCTTTCATGACAGGCCCGGGAGTAGGTGTAAAATATTCTACTGATGGTGTCAATTGGACTCAAGGCGCTCAAGTCTTCCCTAATGAACTTCCTTGGTGGAGAAATTATGCCCGTGAAATGGGACGTAACGATGTATGGGCGCCTGACTGTTTTTACAATAATGGTCGTTATTGGTTATACTATTCCGTCTCTGAGTTTGGCAATAGAAACTCCGCCATAGGTCTTGCTTCTTGCTCAAGCATTTTAACTGGGGACTGGCGTGATGAAGGGGTAGTATTGAGCACCTCTAATCGCTCCAGTGTAAATGCTATTGATCCTAACATAATGAAAGATGCTAATGGTAACTTATGGATGGTGTATGGCTCTTGGTTTGATGGCATAAAAGTGGTAAGACTCAACAGCTCTACTATGAAACCCACAGGCACTCATTACTCTATAGCTAGAAGAGGCGGTGGCATAGAAAATACCGATATAGTGTACAACAATGGCTATTACTACTTATTTGTATCTTTAGGTGTTTGCTGTCAAGGAGTAAATAGCACCTATCGTATTGCATATGGTCGCTCCACCAGTATTACAGGCCCATATTATGATAAAAACGGGGTTAATATGATGAACGGAGGTGCTACTATTCTTGATTCAGGCAACTCAGTTTGGATAGGACCTGGTGCACCCGATATTTATAAGCATAATGGAAATTATCTAATGATAAGACATGCCTATGATGCTAATGACAATGGTGCCCCTAAAATGCTTATCAGCGATCTGTATTTCGTAAACGGCTGGCCTACTTATTAA
- a CDS encoding alpha/beta fold hydrolase yields MKKKKKIKTPLPIRAVGWLFPKVEKIAPILAKRWFAHVFFTPVRYKVPYGEQDARAEAKKGSLQYNGSTIQYYTWGEGKPVLFCHGWMGRGTQFRKFIPVFNMEGYQVISFDATGHGLSEGKRSHLMEFADIITLMNSEFGPFEMVVGHSLGGVSALHAIHSGVDTQKLVMISSPTLGDKIIEAFLKKLKASEACKVYLETFVQKKFGQPFEVYEAVYVAKKLRPIDVLLIYDKDDDEVDMDNPKAFMDVYPSARLVTTQELGHTRILKDDKVIEATLEHLQGEVMLRTHKEHSVE; encoded by the coding sequence ATGAAGAAGAAAAAGAAAATTAAAACGCCCTTACCCATTAGGGCTGTAGGGTGGTTGTTTCCAAAGGTAGAGAAAATAGCTCCAATTTTGGCTAAGAGGTGGTTCGCTCATGTTTTTTTTACTCCGGTACGTTATAAGGTTCCTTATGGTGAGCAAGATGCTCGTGCAGAAGCTAAAAAAGGAAGTCTTCAATATAATGGCTCTACGATACAATATTATACGTGGGGCGAAGGGAAGCCAGTGTTGTTTTGTCATGGCTGGATGGGAAGAGGCACTCAGTTCAGAAAGTTTATTCCTGTATTTAATATGGAAGGCTATCAGGTAATATCATTTGATGCTACAGGCCATGGGCTATCTGAGGGCAAAAGGTCTCACCTCATGGAGTTTGCTGATATAATTACTTTAATGAATAGTGAATTTGGGCCATTTGAAATGGTAGTAGGCCATTCATTGGGCGGAGTATCTGCCTTGCATGCTATACATTCAGGGGTGGATACACAGAAATTAGTGATGATCAGCAGTCCTACTTTGGGAGATAAAATCATAGAGGCTTTTCTTAAAAAACTCAAGGCCTCTGAGGCCTGTAAGGTCTATTTAGAAACGTTTGTGCAAAAGAAATTTGGTCAACCCTTTGAAGTATATGAGGCGGTATATGTAGCTAAAAAATTACGACCAATTGATGTGCTGCTCATTTATGATAAAGATGATGATGAGGTAGACATGGATAATCCTAAGGCTTTTATGGATGTTTATCCCTCCGCCAGGCTGGTTACTACTCAGGAGTTGGGGCATACGCGTATTCTTAAAGATGATAAGGTTATAGAAGCTACTCTGGAACATTTGCAAGGAGAAGTGATGCTCAGGACGCATAAGGAACATTCAGTAGAATAA